One Gimesia aquarii DNA segment encodes these proteins:
- the ggt gene encoding gamma-glutamyltransferase — translation MRKDLESRSKDQLGWGYDRPYGLPQQSRSTTVARHGMVATSQPLAAQIGLDVLKSGGNAVDAAIAVNAMLGVVEPMSCGIGGDLFAIYWDAKSEQLLGLNASGRSPSSLSRDEFSKRELKSIPDHGLLSWSVPGCVSGWETLHTRFGTQSLADLLSPSIKTAEEGFPVTEIIAGYWKNSEKKLSVWPDSAETFLIDDRRAPCEGELFRNPRLAHTYQLIADKGKQEFYQGSIAERLVEFSQNHGGFFSLQDLADHRDDWIDPVSTSYRGYDIWELPPSGQGIAVLEMLNLLEEYDLASMGLGSAEYLHLLVEAKKLAYADRAQFYADPDFEKLPVDELISKAYADRQRKRINLDRAAANVPAGDPKLKHGDTVYLSVVDKDRNCCSLIQSNYFGFGSQVTPGDLGFAMQNRGSLFALDEHHLNRLEPNKRPFHTIIPAMVTQGGRPWFCFGVMGGDMQPQGHVQVLVNLIDFKMNVQAAGDAARVRHFGDATPTGEPPQGVGTVVVESGIADKTIKALHDKGHHVLRSKGEFGGYQGILIDWEAGVLKGATESRKDGVAIGY, via the coding sequence ATGAGAAAAGATTTGGAGTCTCGGTCAAAAGATCAACTGGGATGGGGCTACGATCGCCCCTATGGTCTGCCACAGCAAAGCCGGTCTACAACTGTTGCCCGACATGGCATGGTGGCAACCAGCCAACCTTTGGCTGCCCAGATAGGGTTGGATGTATTGAAATCAGGTGGCAACGCCGTTGATGCTGCGATTGCCGTGAATGCGATGCTTGGCGTTGTCGAGCCGATGAGTTGTGGGATTGGCGGCGATCTTTTTGCCATTTATTGGGATGCAAAATCAGAACAACTGTTGGGGCTGAATGCGAGTGGCCGAAGCCCCTCCAGTTTATCGCGAGATGAATTTTCGAAGCGCGAATTAAAATCCATTCCGGATCACGGGTTATTAAGCTGGTCCGTACCCGGTTGTGTCAGTGGCTGGGAAACATTACATACGCGATTCGGGACACAGTCCCTGGCGGACTTACTGAGTCCTTCGATCAAGACGGCCGAAGAAGGATTTCCGGTTACTGAAATCATTGCCGGTTATTGGAAGAACTCAGAAAAAAAGCTTTCTGTCTGGCCCGATTCGGCAGAGACATTTTTGATTGATGATCGCCGTGCACCATGTGAGGGAGAGTTATTTCGTAATCCGCGTCTCGCTCACACATATCAGTTGATCGCAGACAAAGGTAAGCAGGAGTTTTACCAGGGATCTATCGCCGAACGTCTGGTTGAATTCAGTCAAAATCATGGAGGGTTCTTTTCTCTACAAGATCTGGCGGACCATCGTGATGACTGGATTGACCCTGTATCTACCAGCTATCGAGGTTATGACATCTGGGAGTTACCTCCCAGTGGGCAGGGCATTGCGGTCCTGGAAATGTTAAATCTGTTGGAGGAATACGATCTCGCCTCAATGGGTCTGGGGAGTGCCGAGTATTTGCATTTATTGGTGGAAGCAAAAAAACTGGCGTATGCTGATCGGGCGCAGTTTTATGCGGATCCTGATTTTGAGAAGTTACCAGTAGATGAACTGATATCAAAAGCATATGCCGATCGACAACGAAAGCGAATCAATCTAGATCGAGCGGCGGCCAATGTTCCTGCAGGAGATCCTAAGTTAAAACATGGGGATACCGTTTATTTATCTGTTGTTGACAAAGACCGAAACTGTTGTTCGTTGATTCAAAGTAATTATTTCGGCTTTGGTTCGCAGGTAACACCGGGCGATCTAGGATTCGCAATGCAAAATCGTGGCTCCTTATTTGCGCTCGATGAACATCATTTAAACCGTCTGGAACCAAACAAACGTCCTTTCCATACGATCATTCCCGCGATGGTGACACAAGGTGGTCGTCCCTGGTTTTGTTTTGGTGTAATGGGAGGCGACATGCAACCGCAGGGGCATGTACAAGTACTGGTTAACCTGATCGATTTCAAAATGAACGTGCAGGCAGCCGGTGATGCAGCCCGGGTGCGACATTTCGGAGATGCAACTCCTACGGGTGAACCGCCACAAGGTGTTGGAACGGTCGTGGTGGAGTCAGGGATTGCAGATAAGACGATCAAAGCGTTACATGACAAGGGGCATCATGTGTTGCGTTCGAAGGGTGAGTTCGGTGGCTATCAAGGTATTTTGATTGATTGGGAAGCGGGTGTCTTGAAAGGAGCGACAGAATCACGCAAAGATGGGGTTGCCATCGGTTATTAG
- a CDS encoding serine/threonine-protein kinase: MTSHLKHADDAELQILLYGDEDSNEYRTAAAHVENCEVCQKRLNTAAGPAQLDVETRELLSDYPWEELSNSRTGFQSIDGTHNQSEHLTFLNPPNHPEMLGRLGRYEIERVIGSGGMGLVLKAFDSELNRPVAIKVLAQHLAHSGAARQRFARESRAAAAVVHEHVVAIHNVEADDESPFLVMQYVAGESLQARVDREGPLDAKEIMRIGIQAASGLAAAHEQGVIHRDVKPANILLEQGIERILLTDFGLARTVDDASLTHTGIIAGTPHYMSPEQANGDTIDHRTDLFSLGSVLYFMATGRPPFRAERAMGVLNRVCHDTHRPVWQVNSDIPDDLSDIIDRLLEKKASRRFESAIEVRESLVRLLARIQRYGPRHRSQVMRLIRRRPFLTSGAFFCLISVIAIASVFVSPKVVRTERSSTPPPETVVSESDITLAQQDQAIAAESAAYSAAAHDISERLRQLEITSNAGQFALPVNDEFWQSSESINAHLDQLERDAFRGPFNSSIKEEQ, encoded by the coding sequence GTGACGAGTCATCTAAAACATGCTGACGATGCAGAGCTGCAAATATTGCTCTATGGAGACGAAGACAGCAACGAATATCGCACAGCGGCAGCGCATGTAGAGAACTGTGAAGTATGTCAAAAGCGACTCAACACAGCTGCAGGACCGGCACAACTTGATGTGGAAACCAGAGAGTTACTCAGTGATTATCCCTGGGAAGAGTTATCAAACAGTCGCACAGGTTTTCAAAGCATCGATGGAACACACAACCAATCAGAACACCTGACCTTTCTCAATCCACCGAATCATCCTGAGATGCTCGGCCGTCTTGGGCGATACGAGATTGAGCGCGTGATTGGTTCCGGTGGGATGGGGCTTGTGTTAAAGGCCTTTGACTCTGAATTAAATCGCCCAGTGGCCATCAAAGTGCTGGCGCAGCATCTGGCACATAGCGGAGCCGCGCGACAACGTTTCGCCAGAGAATCACGGGCGGCTGCAGCCGTGGTCCATGAACACGTCGTCGCGATTCATAACGTGGAAGCCGACGATGAGAGCCCGTTCCTCGTGATGCAGTATGTTGCGGGCGAGTCGTTGCAGGCGCGTGTTGACCGGGAGGGACCGCTCGACGCAAAAGAAATCATGCGCATTGGGATTCAGGCCGCATCCGGACTCGCAGCGGCACACGAACAGGGGGTGATTCACCGTGATGTCAAACCTGCGAATATCCTACTGGAGCAGGGTATTGAACGCATTCTACTCACCGACTTCGGATTAGCAAGAACCGTCGATGATGCCAGCCTCACTCACACAGGCATCATCGCCGGCACACCTCACTATATGTCACCTGAGCAGGCAAACGGCGACACAATTGACCATCGTACGGATCTCTTCAGTCTTGGGTCAGTACTCTACTTCATGGCCACAGGTCGGCCACCGTTTAGGGCCGAACGAGCAATGGGTGTACTCAATCGAGTTTGTCATGACACGCATCGTCCGGTATGGCAGGTCAATAGTGACATTCCCGACGACTTATCGGACATCATCGACCGACTGCTGGAGAAAAAGGCGTCGCGCCGATTTGAGAGTGCCATTGAAGTCCGGGAATCGCTGGTTCGATTGCTTGCCAGAATACAGCGGTATGGACCACGTCACCGTAGTCAAGTCATGAGATTGATCCGAAGGCGTCCGTTTCTTACCAGCGGAGCATTCTTCTGTCTGATCTCAGTCATCGCTATAGCGTCGGTGTTTGTGTCACCAAAAGTGGTACGCACAGAAAGATCTTCGACACCGCCACCAGAGACCGTTGTATCAGAGAGTGACATTACACTGGCTCAGCAAGATCAAGCGATCGCCGCAGAGTCCGCTGCATATTCCGCAGCAGCCCATGACATTTCAGAACGCCTTCGGCAACTCGAAATCACCTCGAATGCAGGACAGTTTGCACTACCAGTAAATGATGAATTCTGGCAAAGCTCAGAATCGATTAACGCACATTTAGACCAACTAGAACGTGATGCATTCCGCGGTCCTTTTAACTCTTCAATAAAGGAAGAACAATGA
- a CDS encoding xanthan lyase — protein MGQIQRWMISLAVILISQAPTPAKDSTTQQQPHPDAVANSHAPGEVDKPELVPFIVSDPAKLPGIVVDETEAQLIGTWQYSTHTPPYVGLGYLHDQKKGKGKKAVVYTPKLPKSGRYEVRLSHCYNIRRSTNTPITIHHADGEKTIRINQQKIPEHKKLFRKLGVFRFRAGNSGWVKISNEGTDGKYVIADAVQFLYVGD, from the coding sequence ATGGGTCAAATTCAGCGATGGATGATCTCGTTGGCAGTCATCCTGATCTCACAAGCACCAACGCCCGCAAAGGATTCTACCACTCAACAACAACCGCATCCCGATGCTGTCGCCAACTCGCACGCGCCCGGCGAAGTCGATAAGCCGGAACTCGTTCCGTTCATCGTATCTGATCCCGCAAAATTACCTGGAATCGTTGTCGATGAAACAGAGGCCCAATTAATCGGAACCTGGCAGTATTCAACTCATACTCCCCCCTATGTAGGACTCGGTTATCTACACGACCAGAAGAAAGGCAAAGGGAAGAAAGCAGTCGTTTATACGCCTAAACTTCCCAAATCAGGCCGCTACGAAGTACGGCTCTCGCATTGTTATAACATCCGCAGATCAACGAATACTCCGATTACCATACATCATGCTGACGGAGAAAAAACAATACGCATCAATCAACAAAAAATTCCCGAACATAAAAAACTGTTCCGCAAGTTGGGAGTCTTTCGATTCAGAGCGGGAAACTCAGGCTGGGTCAAAATTTCCAATGAGGGCACAGACGGGAAATATGTCATCGCCGACGCAGTCCAGTTTTTATATGTGGGTGATTGA
- a CDS encoding type IIA DNA topoisomerase subunit B → MATAAKSSNTKKYSAADIEVLEGLEAVRRRPSMYIGGVDIRGLHHLLWEIVDNSVDEYLAKEADTIVVTLHKDGASCSVKDNGRGIPVDKHSKTKKSALELILTTLHAGGKFSDKNYARSGGLHGVGSSVVNALSSEMMATVVRDGHQYVQRYKKGKPTTPVKKVKPLRGHGTEIYFRPDDTIFRRVHFNADTIRQHLEDVAFIHGGLKITFKDEVKKETHELSHPEGIRGYLEKLTQEQQKKAVHEQLFFAEKEDKNVRVEMVLRWTDATDEQVRSYVNGIRTHAGGTHESGLRSGIAKAVKNYMDVHNIKHKGLSITTEDIREGVLCLISVFHNDPMFQGQTKEKLNNPEVSGFVEGIVRPLLETWLNNNPSIADAVVGRIVLAARARLASRDAQKEVRRKSATNRKSTLPGKLLDCRSNKPEESELFLVEGLSAGGTAAMGRDSRIQAVLPLRGKVLNTESLAVSKIMGNQEIKDLVETLGTGIGANFDIHKLRYNRIILLMDADSDGYHISTLLLTFFFRHMMELIRQGKLFLAQPPLYCITVGTEKFYAQDDVQKEEIVESLPANRKYEIGRFKGLGEMTASELKVTTLDPKHRVLLKVDIDSQLEADSTFSQLFGKDPSLRYDLIMEEAVEADDIDY, encoded by the coding sequence ATGGCAACCGCAGCAAAATCATCGAACACGAAGAAATACTCAGCCGCCGACATCGAAGTCCTGGAAGGATTGGAAGCCGTCCGCAGACGACCCTCCATGTATATTGGAGGAGTTGATATTCGAGGGCTGCATCATCTGCTCTGGGAAATTGTAGACAATTCGGTCGACGAATATCTCGCGAAGGAAGCAGACACAATTGTTGTTACGCTCCATAAGGACGGCGCATCGTGCAGTGTAAAAGATAACGGGCGAGGTATTCCCGTTGATAAACACTCTAAGACCAAAAAGTCGGCACTGGAGCTGATATTGACCACATTACACGCTGGCGGAAAGTTTTCGGATAAAAACTATGCTCGCAGTGGTGGTTTACATGGAGTTGGTTCTTCAGTCGTGAATGCGCTCTCTTCTGAAATGATGGCCACGGTAGTTCGTGATGGCCATCAATATGTCCAGCGCTATAAAAAAGGGAAACCAACTACGCCTGTCAAAAAAGTAAAACCGTTACGCGGACATGGCACAGAGATTTATTTCCGGCCCGATGATACCATTTTTCGACGTGTCCATTTCAATGCTGATACGATCCGCCAACATCTGGAAGATGTTGCGTTTATTCATGGTGGATTGAAAATTACGTTTAAGGATGAAGTCAAAAAAGAGACTCACGAACTTTCTCATCCGGAAGGAATTCGAGGGTATCTAGAAAAACTGACTCAGGAACAGCAGAAAAAGGCGGTACACGAACAACTGTTTTTCGCGGAAAAAGAAGATAAGAATGTTCGTGTTGAAATGGTCTTGCGTTGGACTGATGCAACTGATGAGCAAGTTCGCAGTTATGTCAACGGAATTCGCACACATGCTGGAGGAACGCACGAAAGTGGTTTGCGTTCCGGTATTGCCAAAGCAGTGAAGAATTACATGGACGTACATAATATCAAACACAAAGGGCTTTCCATCACTACAGAAGATATCAGGGAAGGCGTACTTTGCTTGATTTCGGTTTTCCATAACGATCCAATGTTCCAGGGCCAGACAAAAGAAAAGCTAAATAATCCTGAAGTGAGTGGTTTTGTGGAAGGAATTGTGCGTCCACTTTTAGAAACATGGTTAAATAATAACCCAAGTATTGCCGATGCAGTGGTTGGTCGTATTGTGTTAGCTGCACGTGCCCGTTTGGCCAGCCGAGATGCACAAAAAGAAGTTCGCCGAAAGTCTGCCACGAATCGAAAATCGACTTTGCCAGGGAAGCTTCTCGATTGTCGCTCTAACAAACCCGAAGAGTCGGAGCTCTTTCTTGTGGAAGGTTTATCTGCTGGCGGTACGGCGGCAATGGGCCGTGACAGTCGTATTCAAGCGGTATTACCGCTTCGTGGTAAAGTGTTAAATACCGAATCGTTGGCGGTTTCCAAGATCATGGGAAATCAGGAGATCAAGGATTTGGTTGAGACATTGGGAACAGGTATCGGCGCCAACTTTGACATTCACAAACTGCGATATAACCGTATTATTCTGCTGATGGATGCCGATAGTGATGGTTATCACATCAGCACATTACTGCTGACATTCTTCTTTCGTCATATGATGGAATTGATTCGGCAGGGAAAGTTGTTTCTGGCACAGCCACCTTTGTACTGTATCACCGTTGGAACTGAAAAATTTTATGCACAGGACGATGTTCAGAAAGAAGAAATTGTGGAGTCGTTGCCCGCCAACCGAAAATACGAAATTGGTCGCTTTAAAGGACTGGGCGAAATGACCGCCAGTGAGTTGAAAGTGACAACGCTGGACCCGAAACATCGTGTTCTATTGAAAGTCGATATTGATAGTCAATTAGAAGCGGATTCGACCTTCTCTCAGCTCTTTGGGAAAGACCCTTCTCTTCGCTATGATCTCATTATGGAAGAAGCTGTCGAGGCAGATG
- a CDS encoding DNA topoisomerase (ATP-hydrolyzing) subunit A, producing the protein MAKRKSAKKGKTEGTNGQVGSETDRIEYIPISEVTRRRYLNYAMSVITSRALPDVRDGLKPVQRRILYVMYQDLRLVANAKPRKCAKICGDTTGNYHPHGDASVYDALVRLAQDFNLRNPLINGQGNFGSIMGLPAAAARYTEARLTGIAEHLMNELRFQTVEMRPNYDGTRNEPVVLPARFPNLLVNGVHGIAVGMATNIPPHNLGEVIKACTHLIHNKNATVAQLMKHIKGPDFPMGGRIVTDKRSLTSVYKEGRGPIKIRGEWKPDTDRRSKGMNRLIVYSVPYGVETGSLLSEIGGIVEARKLPQLVDVADETDDKNGLKIVLEIKPDADPETVMAFLYKHTHLEQNFSVNLTCLVPDESDVLVPQRCDLKEMLQYFLDFRFVSVRRRFEYQLELLERRIHILQGFKIIFNGLDKALKLIRASNGKQDAAKKLMANFRLDEIQTMAILELQLYRISKLEINTIREELKEKQAEADRIRRILASKRRLWKVVENELVEIGKEFPEKRQTKLGSSDEITEFDPQAYIVRENTNVVVSREGWIKRVGRLKTKGETRELDKTRTREGDSVLAVAPGSTLDHVVFFSSDGVAYTLPIEQVPVSSGYGEPLSKHARLGDGVNLVAAITTDSRFTPEDKSTRRKPIPTPHLLIVTEKGQIMRVSFSTFRTASTKAGRKYCRLGKDDRVVYAALVEDAETMFIATNDARVLHCEIEEAALLSNPGKGVKGIRLEKDDFVIGALQLSRPSDCLRVINTNGKKMTFGQMKYGVTSRGGKGVKTSQRSGFAEILYPPIEVVDWDELGDYEE; encoded by the coding sequence TTGGCTAAACGAAAATCAGCCAAAAAAGGCAAAACCGAAGGCACAAATGGACAAGTCGGGAGTGAAACCGACCGTATTGAATATATTCCTATTAGTGAAGTGACACGCAGACGCTACCTGAATTACGCGATGTCTGTTATTACGTCACGTGCTTTACCAGATGTCCGTGATGGCCTTAAACCGGTTCAACGGCGTATTCTGTATGTTATGTATCAAGACTTGCGTCTCGTGGCCAATGCGAAGCCACGTAAATGTGCCAAGATTTGCGGTGATACCACGGGTAATTACCATCCCCACGGCGATGCATCTGTCTATGACGCTCTTGTACGACTGGCACAGGATTTCAACCTGAGAAACCCTCTGATCAATGGTCAGGGTAACTTCGGTTCTATTATGGGATTGCCAGCGGCAGCTGCACGTTATACTGAAGCAAGGTTGACTGGAATAGCAGAACATCTCATGAATGAGCTGCGATTTCAAACCGTTGAGATGCGTCCCAATTATGATGGTACTCGTAATGAGCCTGTCGTACTACCTGCGCGATTTCCCAACCTGCTTGTCAATGGAGTACATGGAATTGCAGTCGGGATGGCAACGAATATTCCTCCTCATAATCTGGGTGAGGTCATTAAGGCTTGTACACATCTTATTCATAACAAGAATGCGACTGTTGCCCAGTTAATGAAGCACATTAAAGGTCCTGACTTCCCTATGGGAGGCCGGATTGTGACTGATAAGCGATCTTTAACAAGTGTTTATAAAGAGGGGCGTGGTCCCATAAAGATTCGAGGTGAATGGAAACCTGATACTGACAGGCGTTCGAAAGGGATGAACCGTCTGATTGTTTATTCCGTTCCTTATGGGGTCGAAACGGGTTCGCTTCTTTCAGAGATTGGTGGTATTGTTGAAGCGAGAAAACTTCCGCAACTGGTTGATGTTGCTGATGAGACAGACGATAAAAATGGCCTGAAAATTGTTCTGGAAATCAAGCCAGATGCTGATCCTGAAACAGTGATGGCCTTTTTATATAAGCATACACATCTGGAGCAGAATTTTTCGGTCAATCTGACCTGTCTCGTGCCAGATGAGTCTGACGTGCTTGTGCCACAACGCTGTGATTTGAAGGAGATGTTGCAATACTTCCTCGATTTTCGCTTCGTGAGCGTTCGACGTCGTTTTGAGTATCAACTGGAATTGCTCGAAAGACGAATTCATATTCTCCAAGGCTTTAAAATTATCTTTAATGGTTTGGATAAAGCGTTAAAGTTAATTCGTGCCAGTAATGGCAAGCAGGATGCCGCGAAGAAACTAATGGCAAATTTTCGTCTGGATGAAATTCAGACGATGGCAATTCTGGAATTACAACTCTATCGTATTTCCAAACTGGAAATAAACACGATTCGAGAAGAGTTAAAAGAAAAACAGGCAGAAGCTGATCGTATCCGCCGTATTCTTGCTTCTAAAAGAAGACTTTGGAAAGTCGTTGAAAACGAACTGGTTGAAATTGGGAAGGAATTTCCTGAGAAACGTCAAACCAAACTGGGCTCTTCCGATGAAATTACCGAATTTGACCCTCAGGCTTATATTGTGAGGGAAAATACAAATGTCGTTGTCTCCAGAGAAGGCTGGATCAAAAGGGTAGGACGTCTCAAAACAAAAGGGGAAACTCGGGAGCTCGATAAAACGCGCACCCGAGAAGGTGACAGTGTGTTAGCGGTGGCACCAGGAAGTACACTCGACCATGTCGTGTTTTTCTCCAGTGATGGTGTTGCCTATACATTACCCATCGAACAGGTGCCTGTTTCCTCTGGATATGGTGAACCACTTTCAAAACATGCACGTCTGGGAGATGGTGTGAATCTGGTTGCAGCTATCACAACTGATTCACGGTTCACACCTGAAGATAAGTCGACTCGCAGAAAGCCCATTCCCACTCCCCATCTCTTGATTGTCACCGAAAAAGGCCAGATCATGCGGGTCTCTTTCAGTACATTTCGTACAGCATCAACAAAGGCGGGTCGTAAATACTGTCGGCTTGGTAAAGATGATCGTGTGGTCTATGCGGCTTTGGTCGAAGATGCAGAAACAATGTTTATTGCTACGAATGATGCTCGAGTGTTGCACTGTGAGATTGAAGAAGCGGCGTTGCTCTCCAATCCGGGTAAGGGAGTCAAAGGCATTCGTCTTGAAAAAGATGACTTTGTCATTGGAGCGCTCCAGTTGAGTCGTCCCAGTGACTGTTTACGGGTGATAAACACAAATGGCAAGAAAATGACGTTTGGCCAAATGAAATATGGAGTGACCTCCCGGGGTGGCAAAGGAGTTAAAACCAGCCAGAGAAGTGGCTTTGCTGAAATATTGTATCCACCAATTGAAGTTGTCGACTGGGATGAGCTAGGAGACTATGAAGAGTAG
- a CDS encoding DUF1853 family protein — MKEESGSQPAQDTLDSQYVRDLKWAVTSPSLITESNVEAKMSRFIDETPIDEQDLAAFLEQYSSFRVGTYFEGLVLYWLEAICKLKIVKQQQQIFEENRTVGEIDFLFEDKTGVLTHWETAVKFYLHFPEDNETGSHFIGPNAVDTFEKKIKRLLEHQLPFSQKYFPEVTQRQAFVKGYIFYHPHAARPHQLPENMSDSHLKGTWIRHSEVPWLNDQNSHLMFRVLHKPYWLSPEVSHSQSGDLNSFEELKSKLDAHFLNEERPLLVSVLSCQGMICHEINRTFIVPESWPQI; from the coding sequence ATGAAAGAGGAATCCGGATCCCAACCAGCACAGGACACATTGGATTCGCAATACGTCCGTGATTTAAAATGGGCGGTAACCAGTCCTTCATTGATCACAGAATCCAACGTTGAAGCCAAGATGTCCCGTTTTATCGACGAGACGCCCATTGATGAACAAGATCTGGCGGCCTTTCTGGAACAGTATTCAAGTTTCCGAGTGGGCACCTACTTTGAGGGACTGGTTTTGTATTGGCTGGAAGCGATTTGCAAATTAAAAATCGTTAAACAGCAACAGCAAATCTTTGAGGAAAACCGAACGGTCGGCGAGATTGACTTTCTTTTTGAAGACAAAACAGGCGTTCTCACTCACTGGGAAACCGCAGTCAAATTCTATTTACATTTTCCTGAAGACAATGAAACAGGCAGCCACTTCATTGGCCCCAATGCCGTAGATACGTTCGAAAAGAAGATCAAACGTTTATTGGAGCACCAGCTGCCATTCAGCCAAAAATACTTTCCGGAAGTGACTCAGCGTCAGGCATTTGTGAAAGGCTATATTTTTTATCATCCACACGCAGCCCGTCCGCACCAATTGCCTGAGAATATGTCGGACTCGCATTTAAAAGGGACCTGGATACGCCATTCAGAAGTTCCCTGGCTCAATGACCAGAACAGTCATCTCATGTTTCGCGTGTTGCATAAACCGTATTGGTTGTCTCCTGAAGTGAGTCATTCTCAAAGTGGAGATTTAAACTCGTTTGAAGAGTTAAAAAGCAAGCTTGATGCGCACTTTTTGAATGAAGAGCGACCTCTGCTCGTCAGTGTCCTGTCATGCCAAGGCATGATTTGCCATGAAATCAATCGCACTTTCATTGTCCCTGAATCCTGGCCACAAATTTAG
- a CDS encoding RNA polymerase sigma factor, producing MESPVPDTRNSLILRLPDKRDVEAWDQFVSIYEPLVYRLARAKGLQDADAREVVQEVLVSVSRAIERWEFEPERGRFRDWLFRIARNLMIKYLTRRKYRSIGTGDSGMAQFLEQQADSVSEEEESTHFDLEYRREVFRWAAEQVREQVKERTWQAFWLSSIEEQETTEVAQKLEMSVGAVHIARSRIRNLLRETIKTLEQNEEENSHHTTRGKDRDESSKTC from the coding sequence ATGGAATCACCAGTCCCTGATACTCGAAACAGCCTGATTCTGCGACTACCTGACAAACGAGATGTCGAGGCATGGGATCAGTTTGTATCGATTTATGAACCTCTGGTGTACCGACTGGCGCGGGCAAAAGGTTTGCAGGATGCGGATGCGCGGGAAGTTGTGCAGGAAGTCCTTGTATCGGTTTCGCGTGCGATTGAACGATGGGAGTTTGAACCGGAACGCGGTCGATTTCGTGACTGGCTGTTTCGTATCGCCCGCAATTTAATGATCAAGTATTTGACTCGTCGGAAGTATCGCTCAATTGGTACTGGGGACTCAGGCATGGCGCAATTCCTGGAACAGCAAGCCGACTCAGTCAGTGAAGAAGAAGAGTCAACTCATTTTGATTTGGAATATCGACGTGAAGTGTTTCGTTGGGCGGCGGAACAGGTCCGGGAACAGGTAAAGGAGCGTACCTGGCAGGCGTTTTGGCTGTCGAGCATTGAAGAGCAAGAGACAACAGAGGTCGCACAAAAACTCGAAATGAGCGTGGGTGCGGTTCACATTGCACGCAGCCGCATTCGAAATCTTTTGCGGGAAACGATCAAAACACTGGAACAGAACGAAGAAGAAAATTCTCATCACACCACGCGAGGTAAAGACCGTGACGAGTCATCTAAAACATGCTGA
- the pcp gene encoding pyroglutamyl-peptidase I, giving the protein MTKVLVTGFDAFGTTPVNPAGSVARKLDGMTINGATVIAKIAPAAFFKSIEYVKEVIADVQPDVVIMLGEYGGRSMITVERIANNFNDATRYQLVDNEGCALQDQPTDPEGPVGYYTTLPIRAMVKAMRAAGIPADISDTPGTFVCNHLMYGILHHIATENLNIRAGWIHLPHLPSVAAMECHLGAPSMSEETAVAGMTAGIEAILEHTEDIHDPIRSLWQI; this is encoded by the coding sequence ATGACAAAAGTACTTGTAACCGGCTTTGACGCCTTTGGAACGACTCCTGTGAATCCTGCGGGAAGTGTTGCCAGAAAACTGGACGGAATGACGATCAACGGGGCGACTGTGATAGCCAAAATCGCTCCCGCGGCCTTTTTTAAATCGATTGAATATGTCAAAGAAGTGATTGCAGATGTTCAGCCGGACGTCGTCATAATGCTGGGAGAGTACGGCGGTCGATCCATGATCACAGTGGAGCGGATCGCGAATAACTTTAACGATGCCACACGTTACCAACTTGTTGATAATGAAGGTTGCGCACTTCAAGATCAGCCGACCGATCCTGAAGGTCCCGTTGGTTATTATACGACGCTGCCCATTCGCGCAATGGTGAAAGCAATGCGGGCTGCAGGAATTCCCGCTGACATTTCAGATACGCCGGGAACCTTTGTCTGTAATCATTTGATGTATGGAATCCTACACCACATTGCGACGGAGAATCTTAATATCCGAGCCGGTTGGATTCACCTGCCACATCTTCCCAGTGTTGCCGCTATGGAATGTCATCTGGGTGCTCCAAGTATGTCCGAAGAAACGGCGGTCGCTGGTATGACAGCTGGCATTGAGGCGATCTTGGAACATACAGAAGATATTCACGATCCGATTCGATCCCTGTGGCAGATCTGA